The Engystomops pustulosus chromosome 4, aEngPut4.maternal, whole genome shotgun sequence genome contains a region encoding:
- the LOC140126738 gene encoding uncharacterized protein isoform X2, whose product MDRYYFKPLGLEYCQVWLQNRIQHLPPFKIYFSIPLYLFFYPFSYLAGSFIPHPFGSGGSSSSRPRKDGLLFSTVPGQKTQWIESADHKFEIPKQLHHLQAISYGIGKSRRSKTSNPLLQKKNLHYSPRSYEDPGSSYGLPSICHLEPEPLSYSTELDPPFLEPENLGIGQKDHHSILGKKRSAMVVGGKASGKRGSLALPSVSYHHDRCKQPGLGSSLPLALRPGILDPFTSKETIKLSGTTSRLGSLKDQSSSSEESARPHTDRQHHGGILPEATRRYKVGSSLLPDSHHLFLGRREHTLSFCNSSKRSPEHGGRLPQQESGLSQRMVFKSGNFLPVDRSLGHSANRPFRHKRELIVSSILLSGGKGAEGSTRCFQSPMGRTSLLRLSPYSLGRKGPQEDPYGPGKGNTHLPELAKKGLVPSADIPGHPATSDTASKEGSSAPGSYSASRPGEASVSGLDPESDFLRSQGLSRAVVSTLKASRKKVTFAIYHKIWKRFVTFCGDNPPSQPNPNIFQILDFLQKGLELGLSTSTLKVQVSALGAFFDFPLADHRWVKRFIVASSRIRPQVLRKTPTWDLTLVLDALSRPPFEPLDSTNIKNLTLKTTLLIAVTTAKRLGELQAISIREPYMRILSDRIILTLDPGFVPKVVSKFHRDQEITLPSFCEDPSSNEEASWHLLDVRRVVLAYLQATEPWRRDHNLFIQFQGKNKGKKASKTSIARWLKLAISTCYTLQGKEVPTNLRAHSTRAMSASWAERRGASLEQICKAATWASPSTFIKHYRLDLPGSQDLSFGRKVLQAVIPP is encoded by the exons ATGGACAGATATTACTTCAAACCCTTGGGTCTTGAATATTGTCAGGTCTGGTTACAGAATAGAATTCAGCACCTACCCCCCTTCAAGATTTATTTCTCCATCCCCCTCTACCTCTTCTTCTACCCATTCTCTTATTTGGCAGGAAGTTTCATCCCTCATCCATTCGGGAGTGGTGGTTCCAGTTCCTCAAGACCAAGAAAGGACGGGCTTCTATTCTCCACTGTTCCTGGTCAAAAAACCCAATGGATCGAATCGGCTGATCATAAATTTGAAATCCCTAAACAGCTTCATCACCTACAGGCGATTTCATATGGAATCG GAAAAAGCCGACGGTCTAAGACTTCAAATCCGCTCCTTCAGAAGAAAAACCTCCATTACAGTCCGAGGAGCTATGAAGATCCTGGGTCTTCTTACGGCCTGCCTTCCATCTGTCATCTGGAGCCAGAGCCATTGTCGTACTCTACAGAGTTGGATCCTCCGTTCTTGGAACCGGAGAACCTCGGGATTGGACAAAAAGATCACCATTCCATCCTCGGTAAAAAGAGATCTGCAATGGTGGTTGGAGGTAAAGCATCTGGAAAAAGGGGTTCCTTGGCACTGCCTTCCGTGTCTTACCATCACGACCGATGCAAGCAGCctgggctggggagcagtcttcccCTCGCATTACGCCCAGGGATCCTGGACCCCTTCACTAGCAAAGAAACCATCAAATTATCGGGAACTACGAGCCGTCTGGGAAGCCTTAAGGACCAATCCTCTTCTTCTGAAGAATCAGCACGTCCACATACTGACAGACAACACCACGGTGGTATCTTACCTGAGGCGACAAGGAGGTACAAGGTCGGTAGCTCTCTCCTCCCTGACTCGCACCATCTTTTCCTGGGCAGAAGAGAACATACTCTCTCTTTCTGCAACTCATCTAAAAGGAGTCCTGAACACGGAGGCAGACTTCCTCAGCAGGAGAGTGGTCTCTCCCAACGAATGGTGTTTAAATCAGGAAATTTTCTGCCAGTTGACAGATCTTTGGGGCACTCCGCGAATCGACCTTTTCGCCACAAGAGAGAACTCATTGTGTCATCtatacttctctctggaggcaaGGGAGCCGAAGGATCGACTAGATGCTTTCAGTCACCCATGGGTCGAACCTCTCTCCTacgcctttccccctattcccttggtcgcaagggtcctcaggaagatccttacggaccaggcaagggtaatactcatctgcccgaactggccaAAAAAGGGCTGGTACCCTCTGCTGACATCCCTGGCCATCCAGCAACCAGTGATACTGCCTCCAAGGAAGGATCTTCTGCACCAGGGTCCTATTCTGCATCCAGACCCGGAGAAGCTTCAGTTAGCGGCCTGGATCCTGAGTCCGACTTCTTAAGATCGCAGGGTCTTTCCAGAGCGGTGGTATCCACActtaaggcaagtaggaaaaaagTTACTTTTGCCATTTATCACAAGATTTGGAAgagatttgtgactttttgtggggACAATCCCCCATCTCAACCTAACCCAAATATTTTCCAGATCCTGGACTTTCTGCAGAAAGGATTGGAGTTGGGCCTATCCACTAGCACTCTGAAGGTGCAGGTCTCGGCCCTGGGCGCATTTTTCGATTTTCCCCTTGCagaccacaggtgggtcaaaagattcattgtagcctcctccagaatcagaccGCAAGTCCTTAGGAAGACCCCTACGTGGGATCTCACCTTAGTTTTAGATGCACTTTCCAGACCTCCATTTGAACCTCTGGATAGTACCAACATTAAAAACTTAACGCTAAAGACTACCCTTCTGATTGCTGTTACTACAGCCAAGAGATTGGGGGAACTTCAGGCTATTTCCATCAGAGAACCCTATATGCGCATTCTTTCTGACCGTATTATTCTTACCTTAGATCCTGGCTTCGTTCCCAAGGTGGTATCCAAATTCCACAGGGATCAGGAGATTACCCTTCCGTCCTTCTGCGAGGATCCTTCTTCTAATGAGGAAGCCTCGTGGCATCTTCTGGATGTAAGACGTGTTGTGTTAGCTTATTTGCAGGCTACAGAACCCTGGCGCAGGGATCATAACTTGTTCattcaattccaggggaaaaataaggggaaaaaAGCCTCCAAAACGTCGATAGCAAGATGGCTGAAGTTGGCTATTTCCACCTGCTACACGCTACAAGGGAAAGAGGTTCCTACCAATCTAAGGGCTCATTCCACCAGGGCTATGTCGGCCTCCTGGGCTGAGAGAAGAGGCGCATCACTTGAGCAGATCTGCAAGGCAGCCACCTGGGCCTCGCCTTCGACCTTCATAAAACATTATCGCCTGGACCTACCGGGGTCTCAGGACCTCTCCTTTGGAAGGAAGGTTCTACAAGCAGTCATCCCACCCTAG
- the LOC140126738 gene encoding uncharacterized protein isoform X1 — protein MDRYYFKPLGLEYCQVWLQNRIQHLPPFKIYFSIPLYLFFYPFSYLAGSFIPHPFGSGGSSSSRPRKDGLLFSTVPGQKTQWIESADHKFEIPKQLHHLQAISYGIGKIRYSAYIYRPLYVHNRPSGRLLPRSNSLLFSKIPQIFSLFSRGLYPPLSVSGSPLWYFLSSESFYKNHGGGCCLPEATEGVYCSIFRRPSDYRKRQIRSYYRKRFYHEETLRSGVVNQHPKVRSVSLHAQKVSRSNVKLYSYDVLSPPGKSRRSKTSNPLLQKKNLHYSPRSYEDPGSSYGLPSICHLEPEPLSYSTELDPPFLEPENLGIGQKDHHSILGKKRSAMVVGGKASGKRGSLALPSVSYHHDRCKQPGLGSSLPLALRPGILDPFTSKETIKLSGTTSRLGSLKDQSSSSEESARPHTDRQHHGGILPEATRRYKVGSSLLPDSHHLFLGRREHTLSFCNSSKRSPEHGGRLPQQESGLSQRMVFKSGNFLPVDRSLGHSANRPFRHKRELIVSSILLSGGKGAEGSTRCFQSPMGRTSLLRLSPYSLGRKGPQEDPYGPGKGNTHLPELAKKGLVPSADIPGHPATSDTASKEGSSAPGSYSASRPGEASVSGLDPESDFLRSQGLSRAVVSTLKASRKKVTFAIYHKIWKRFVTFCGDNPPSQPNPNIFQILDFLQKGLELGLSTSTLKVQVSALGAFFDFPLADHRWVKRFIVASSRIRPQVLRKTPTWDLTLVLDALSRPPFEPLDSTNIKNLTLKTTLLIAVTTAKRLGELQAISIREPYMRILSDRIILTLDPGFVPKVVSKFHRDQEITLPSFCEDPSSNEEASWHLLDGKNKGKKASKTSIARWLKLAISTCYTLQGKEVPTNLRAHSTRAMSASWAERRGASLEQICKAATWASPSTFIKHYRLDLPGSQDLSFGRKVLQAVIPP, from the exons ATGGACAGATATTACTTCAAACCCTTGGGTCTTGAATATTGTCAGGTCTGGTTACAGAATAGAATTCAGCACCTACCCCCCTTCAAGATTTATTTCTCCATCCCCCTCTACCTCTTCTTCTACCCATTCTCTTATTTGGCAGGAAGTTTCATCCCTCATCCATTCGGGAGTGGTGGTTCCAGTTCCTCAAGACCAAGAAAGGACGGGCTTCTATTCTCCACTGTTCCTGGTCAAAAAACCCAATGGATCGAATCGGCTGATCATAAATTTGAAATCCCTAAACAGCTTCATCACCTACAGGCGATTTCATATGGAATCGGTAAGATCCGCTACTCAGCTTATATATACCGACCACTATATGTGCACAATAGACCTTCGGGACGCCTACTACCACGTTCCAATTCACTACTCTTCTCAAAGATTCCTCAGATTTTCAGTCTTTTCTCCAGAGGGCTCTATCCTCCACTTTCAGTTTCGGGCTCTCCCCTTTGGTATTTCCTCAGCTCCGAGAGTTTTTACAAAAATCATGGCGGAGGTTGTTGCCTTCCTGAGGCTACAGAAGGTGTCTATTGTTCCATATTTAGACGACCTTCTGATTATAGGAAGAGACAGATCAGATCTTATTACCGCAAGAGATTTTACCATGAGGAAACTCTCAGATCTGGGGTGGTTAATCAACACCCAAAAGTCAGATCTGTCTCCCTCCACGCACAAAAAGTTTCTAGGAGTAATGTTAAACTCTACTCTTATGATGTCCTTTCTCCCCCAGGAAAAAGCCGACGGTCTAAGACTTCAAATCCGCTCCTTCAGAAGAAAAACCTCCATTACAGTCCGAGGAGCTATGAAGATCCTGGGTCTTCTTACGGCCTGCCTTCCATCTGTCATCTGGAGCCAGAGCCATTGTCGTACTCTACAGAGTTGGATCCTCCGTTCTTGGAACCGGAGAACCTCGGGATTGGACAAAAAGATCACCATTCCATCCTCGGTAAAAAGAGATCTGCAATGGTGGTTGGAGGTAAAGCATCTGGAAAAAGGGGTTCCTTGGCACTGCCTTCCGTGTCTTACCATCACGACCGATGCAAGCAGCctgggctggggagcagtcttcccCTCGCATTACGCCCAGGGATCCTGGACCCCTTCACTAGCAAAGAAACCATCAAATTATCGGGAACTACGAGCCGTCTGGGAAGCCTTAAGGACCAATCCTCTTCTTCTGAAGAATCAGCACGTCCACATACTGACAGACAACACCACGGTGGTATCTTACCTGAGGCGACAAGGAGGTACAAGGTCGGTAGCTCTCTCCTCCCTGACTCGCACCATCTTTTCCTGGGCAGAAGAGAACATACTCTCTCTTTCTGCAACTCATCTAAAAGGAGTCCTGAACACGGAGGCAGACTTCCTCAGCAGGAGAGTGGTCTCTCCCAACGAATGGTGTTTAAATCAGGAAATTTTCTGCCAGTTGACAGATCTTTGGGGCACTCCGCGAATCGACCTTTTCGCCACAAGAGAGAACTCATTGTGTCATCtatacttctctctggaggcaaGGGAGCCGAAGGATCGACTAGATGCTTTCAGTCACCCATGGGTCGAACCTCTCTCCTacgcctttccccctattcccttggtcgcaagggtcctcaggaagatccttacggaccaggcaagggtaatactcatctgcccgaactggccaAAAAAGGGCTGGTACCCTCTGCTGACATCCCTGGCCATCCAGCAACCAGTGATACTGCCTCCAAGGAAGGATCTTCTGCACCAGGGTCCTATTCTGCATCCAGACCCGGAGAAGCTTCAGTTAGCGGCCTGGATCCTGAGTCCGACTTCTTAAGATCGCAGGGTCTTTCCAGAGCGGTGGTATCCACActtaaggcaagtaggaaaaaagTTACTTTTGCCATTTATCACAAGATTTGGAAgagatttgtgactttttgtggggACAATCCCCCATCTCAACCTAACCCAAATATTTTCCAGATCCTGGACTTTCTGCAGAAAGGATTGGAGTTGGGCCTATCCACTAGCACTCTGAAGGTGCAGGTCTCGGCCCTGGGCGCATTTTTCGATTTTCCCCTTGCagaccacaggtgggtcaaaagattcattgtagcctcctccagaatcagaccGCAAGTCCTTAGGAAGACCCCTACGTGGGATCTCACCTTAGTTTTAGATGCACTTTCCAGACCTCCATTTGAACCTCTGGATAGTACCAACATTAAAAACTTAACGCTAAAGACTACCCTTCTGATTGCTGTTACTACAGCCAAGAGATTGGGGGAACTTCAGGCTATTTCCATCAGAGAACCCTATATGCGCATTCTTTCTGACCGTATTATTCTTACCTTAGATCCTGGCTTCGTTCCCAAGGTGGTATCCAAATTCCACAGGGATCAGGAGATTACCCTTCCGTCCTTCTGCGAGGATCCTTCTTCTAATGAGGAAGCCTCGTGGCATCTTCTGGAT gggaaaaataaggggaaaaaAGCCTCCAAAACGTCGATAGCAAGATGGCTGAAGTTGGCTATTTCCACCTGCTACACGCTACAAGGGAAAGAGGTTCCTACCAATCTAAGGGCTCATTCCACCAGGGCTATGTCGGCCTCCTGGGCTGAGAGAAGAGGCGCATCACTTGAGCAGATCTGCAAGGCAGCCACCTGGGCCTCGCCTTCGACCTTCATAAAACATTATCGCCTGGACCTACCGGGGTCTCAGGACCTCTCCTTTGGAAGGAAGGTTCTACAAGCAGTCATCCCACCCTAG
- the LOC140126738 gene encoding uncharacterized protein isoform X3 — protein MDRYYFKPLGLEYCQVWLQNRIQHLPPFKIYFSIPLYLFFYPFSYLAGSFIPHPFGSGGSSSSRPRKDGLLFSTVPGQKTQWIESADHKFEIPKQLHHLQAISYGIGKIRYSAYIYRPLYVHNRPSGRLLPRSNSLLFSKIPQIFSLFSRGLYPPLSVSGSPLWYFLSSESFYKNHGGGCCLPEATEGVYCSIFRRPSDYRKRQIRSYYRKRFYHEETLRSGVVNQHPKVRSVSLHAQKVSRSNVKLYSYDVLSPPGKSRRSKTSNPLLQKKNLHYSPRSYEDPGSSYGLPSICHLEPEPLSYSTELDPPFLEPENLGIGQKDHHSILGKKRSAMVVGGKASGKRGSLALPSVSYHHDRCKQPGLGSSLPLALRPGILDPFTSKETIKLSGTTSRLGSLKDQSSSSEESARPHTDRQHHGGILPEATRRYKVGSSLLPDSHHLFLGRREHTLSFCNSSKRSPEHGGRLPQQESGLSQRMVFKSGNFLPVDRSLGHSANRPFRHKRELIVSSILLSGGKGAEGSTRCFQSPMGRTSLLRLSPYSLGRKGPQEDPYGPGKGNTHLPELAKKGLVPSADIPGHPATSDTASKEGSSAPGSYSASRPGEASVSGLDPESDFLRSQGLSRAVVSTLKASRKKVTFAIYHKIWKRFVTFCGDNPPSQPNPNIFQILDFLQKGLELGLSTSTLKVQVSALGAFFDFPLADHRSWLRSQGGIQIPQGSGDYPSVLLRGSFF, from the exons ATGGACAGATATTACTTCAAACCCTTGGGTCTTGAATATTGTCAGGTCTGGTTACAGAATAGAATTCAGCACCTACCCCCCTTCAAGATTTATTTCTCCATCCCCCTCTACCTCTTCTTCTACCCATTCTCTTATTTGGCAGGAAGTTTCATCCCTCATCCATTCGGGAGTGGTGGTTCCAGTTCCTCAAGACCAAGAAAGGACGGGCTTCTATTCTCCACTGTTCCTGGTCAAAAAACCCAATGGATCGAATCGGCTGATCATAAATTTGAAATCCCTAAACAGCTTCATCACCTACAGGCGATTTCATATGGAATCGGTAAGATCCGCTACTCAGCTTATATATACCGACCACTATATGTGCACAATAGACCTTCGGGACGCCTACTACCACGTTCCAATTCACTACTCTTCTCAAAGATTCCTCAGATTTTCAGTCTTTTCTCCAGAGGGCTCTATCCTCCACTTTCAGTTTCGGGCTCTCCCCTTTGGTATTTCCTCAGCTCCGAGAGTTTTTACAAAAATCATGGCGGAGGTTGTTGCCTTCCTGAGGCTACAGAAGGTGTCTATTGTTCCATATTTAGACGACCTTCTGATTATAGGAAGAGACAGATCAGATCTTATTACCGCAAGAGATTTTACCATGAGGAAACTCTCAGATCTGGGGTGGTTAATCAACACCCAAAAGTCAGATCTGTCTCCCTCCACGCACAAAAAGTTTCTAGGAGTAATGTTAAACTCTACTCTTATGATGTCCTTTCTCCCCCAGGAAAAAGCCGACGGTCTAAGACTTCAAATCCGCTCCTTCAGAAGAAAAACCTCCATTACAGTCCGAGGAGCTATGAAGATCCTGGGTCTTCTTACGGCCTGCCTTCCATCTGTCATCTGGAGCCAGAGCCATTGTCGTACTCTACAGAGTTGGATCCTCCGTTCTTGGAACCGGAGAACCTCGGGATTGGACAAAAAGATCACCATTCCATCCTCGGTAAAAAGAGATCTGCAATGGTGGTTGGAGGTAAAGCATCTGGAAAAAGGGGTTCCTTGGCACTGCCTTCCGTGTCTTACCATCACGACCGATGCAAGCAGCctgggctggggagcagtcttcccCTCGCATTACGCCCAGGGATCCTGGACCCCTTCACTAGCAAAGAAACCATCAAATTATCGGGAACTACGAGCCGTCTGGGAAGCCTTAAGGACCAATCCTCTTCTTCTGAAGAATCAGCACGTCCACATACTGACAGACAACACCACGGTGGTATCTTACCTGAGGCGACAAGGAGGTACAAGGTCGGTAGCTCTCTCCTCCCTGACTCGCACCATCTTTTCCTGGGCAGAAGAGAACATACTCTCTCTTTCTGCAACTCATCTAAAAGGAGTCCTGAACACGGAGGCAGACTTCCTCAGCAGGAGAGTGGTCTCTCCCAACGAATGGTGTTTAAATCAGGAAATTTTCTGCCAGTTGACAGATCTTTGGGGCACTCCGCGAATCGACCTTTTCGCCACAAGAGAGAACTCATTGTGTCATCtatacttctctctggaggcaaGGGAGCCGAAGGATCGACTAGATGCTTTCAGTCACCCATGGGTCGAACCTCTCTCCTacgcctttccccctattcccttggtcgcaagggtcctcaggaagatccttacggaccaggcaagggtaatactcatctgcccgaactggccaAAAAAGGGCTGGTACCCTCTGCTGACATCCCTGGCCATCCAGCAACCAGTGATACTGCCTCCAAGGAAGGATCTTCTGCACCAGGGTCCTATTCTGCATCCAGACCCGGAGAAGCTTCAGTTAGCGGCCTGGATCCTGAGTCCGACTTCTTAAGATCGCAGGGTCTTTCCAGAGCGGTGGTATCCACActtaaggcaagtaggaaaaaagTTACTTTTGCCATTTATCACAAGATTTGGAAgagatttgtgactttttgtggggACAATCCCCCATCTCAACCTAACCCAAATATTTTCCAGATCCTGGACTTTCTGCAGAAAGGATTGGAGTTGGGCCTATCCACTAGCACTCTGAAGGTGCAGGTCTCGGCCCTGGGCGCATTTTTCGATTTTCCCCTTGCagaccacag ATCCTGGCTTCGTTCCCAAGGTGGTATCCAAATTCCACAGGGATCAGGAGATTACCCTTCCGTCCTTCTGCGAGGATCCTTCTTCTAA